One Lachnospiraceae bacterium C1.1 genomic region harbors:
- a CDS encoding PTS transporter subunit EIIC — protein sequence MKEKFMNGMLIFAGKLQSNRYMAAIKDAFTDLMPIVIIGSFCTLFSNVICSTADGYLSLANVPGLAFLSKLNPIFTAANYACMNFMAVMLVILVSIYLGNYYKFKGDLVLPLTSLGSFIALCSTTQSTSLTGDIVTTLGKTIGLGEGDSITASISNTLGSEYTNARGLFVAMIVGVLATEFYVKLVQSKKLEIKLPDSVPSNVAHGFSVLFPSAVVMLVISLVGWLFETFMGLTVFAAITKFIQAPLSNALGGLPGYLVLLWASLLLWIFGIHGTQTLKAIYEAAYLSLFAENEAYFLANGTTVGAPNIINTPFMSCFGTLTGAGCTGGLIIAIMLFSKRDDYKAIGKIAIPCGIFNINEPLTFGLPIVLNPLLAIPFMITPLVNSAFAYFMTSIGFCGRMVVNAPWTTPPGIMAFLASGGNIGAAVTQLICVAISAVIYTPFVLIANKQPIEDEDYMNDNEEGETQTA from the coding sequence ATGAAAGAAAAGTTTATGAACGGCATGCTCATATTTGCCGGCAAGCTTCAGTCCAACAGGTATATGGCTGCAATTAAAGATGCCTTTACCGACCTGATGCCGATAGTTATCATCGGATCATTCTGTACACTCTTTTCAAACGTTATCTGCTCGACAGCAGATGGCTATCTGTCACTCGCAAACGTTCCGGGACTTGCTTTTTTAAGCAAACTTAATCCTATTTTTACAGCTGCTAATTACGCCTGCATGAATTTCATGGCGGTAATGCTGGTAATACTGGTATCGATCTATCTTGGAAATTATTATAAATTTAAGGGCGATCTTGTTTTACCGCTCACATCACTCGGTTCCTTTATCGCTCTTTGCTCAACAACACAGAGCACCAGCCTTACAGGCGACATCGTTACAACACTTGGAAAGACCATCGGTCTCGGAGAGGGTGATTCGATCACGGCTTCGATCTCAAACACCCTCGGAAGTGAGTACACAAATGCAAGAGGTCTTTTCGTAGCAATGATCGTTGGTGTTCTTGCAACTGAGTTCTATGTAAAGCTCGTTCAGTCGAAGAAGCTCGAGATCAAGCTTCCTGACTCAGTTCCTTCAAACGTAGCTCACGGCTTTTCGGTACTTTTCCCTTCAGCTGTAGTTATGCTCGTCATTTCACTTGTTGGCTGGCTCTTTGAGACATTTATGGGACTCACAGTATTTGCAGCCATCACAAAGTTTATTCAGGCTCCTCTTTCAAACGCACTCGGCGGACTTCCGGGATATCTCGTATTACTCTGGGCTTCACTTCTGCTCTGGATCTTCGGTATTCACGGAACACAGACACTTAAGGCTATCTATGAGGCAGCTTATCTTTCACTCTTCGCAGAGAATGAGGCATATTTCCTTGCAAACGGCACAACAGTAGGCGCTCCAAACATCATCAACACACCTTTCATGAGCTGCTTCGGAACACTCACAGGTGCAGGATGCACAGGCGGACTTATTATCGCTATCATGCTCTTCTCAAAGAGAGATGACTATAAGGCAATCGGTAAGATCGCCATCCCTTGCGGAATTTTCAACATCAATGAGCCTCTGACTTTCGGACTTCCGATCGTTCTTAACCCGCTCCTTGCAATTCCGTTCATGATCACACCACTTGTTAACTCAGCATTTGCTTATTTCATGACATCTATCGGTTTCTGCGGAAGAATGGTAGTAAACGCACCATGGACAACACCGCCCGGAATCATGGCATTCCTTGCATCAGGCGGAAATATTGGGGCAGCAGTAACACAGCTTATCTGCGTAGCTATTTCGGCAGTTATCTACACACCGTTCGTACTTATTGCAAATAAGCAGCCTATCGAAGATGAAGATTACATGAATGATAACGAAGAAGGAGAAACACAGACAGCATGA
- a CDS encoding PTS lactose/cellobiose transporter subunit IIA, whose amino-acid sequence MNPIQLISFQIISAVGTARSNYIAAIDEASEGNFEEAERLVQEGKDIFNEGHVAHAELLTKMANGELEYTDLLLTHAEDQLMSAEGFGILAEKFIKLYRKMNG is encoded by the coding sequence ATGAATCCCATCCAGCTTATATCATTTCAGATAATATCGGCTGTGGGAACTGCAAGGTCAAATTACATTGCAGCTATAGATGAAGCATCTGAGGGCAATTTTGAGGAAGCGGAAAGGCTGGTACAGGAAGGCAAAGATATCTTTAACGAGGGCCACGTGGCTCACGCAGAGCTCTTGACCAAAATGGCCAACGGCGAATTGGAGTACACAGACCTTTTACTCACCCATGCTGAAGATCAGCTTATGAGCGCAGAAGGCTTCGGCATCCTTGCAGAAAAATTCATTAAATTATATAGAAAAATGAATGGATGA
- a CDS encoding acetyl-CoA C-acetyltransferase — MGRKVVLAGACRTAIGVMGGGLSTTPAADLGTIVIKEALKRSGVKADQVDEVYMGCVIQAGQGQNIARQAAVNAGIPVEVPATTINVLCGSGLHCVNLAAKLISMGDADIIVAGGTENMSLAPYALDKARFGYRMGNATLYDTMIKDALTDAFGGYHMGMTAENICDDWGLTREQLDAFAADSQQKCEKAMKNGVFKEEIVPVEVKQKKQTVIIDTDEGPRAGVTEESLSKLRPAFKKDGGRVTAGNSSGINDGAAAIVVMSEEKAKELGVKPMATWIAGELAGVEPRIMGIGPVAATRKVMKKAGMQVSDFDLVEANEAFAAQSVAVKHDLGFDPEKLNVNGGAIALGHPVGCSGCRILVTLLYEMQRRDAKTGLATLCVGGGMGAAAIVKRED, encoded by the coding sequence ATGGGAAGAAAAGTGGTACTTGCAGGTGCTTGCCGTACAGCAATAGGCGTAATGGGCGGAGGTCTTTCAACCACACCCGCAGCAGATCTCGGAACAATTGTTATTAAAGAAGCACTGAAAAGATCAGGCGTAAAAGCCGATCAGGTAGATGAAGTTTATATGGGATGTGTTATCCAGGCAGGACAGGGACAGAACATTGCCCGTCAGGCTGCAGTAAATGCCGGTATCCCGGTAGAAGTTCCCGCAACGACCATCAACGTTCTCTGCGGCTCAGGACTTCACTGCGTAAACCTTGCAGCAAAGCTCATCTCCATGGGAGATGCTGACATCATCGTAGCAGGCGGCACAGAGAATATGTCACTTGCTCCGTATGCTCTTGATAAGGCTCGTTTCGGTTACAGAATGGGCAACGCAACTCTTTACGATACAATGATAAAAGATGCTCTTACAGACGCTTTCGGCGGATATCATATGGGTATGACAGCTGAAAATATCTGTGATGACTGGGGACTTACCAGAGAGCAGCTTGATGCTTTCGCAGCAGATTCACAGCAGAAATGCGAAAAGGCTATGAAGAACGGTGTATTCAAAGAAGAGATCGTTCCGGTAGAAGTTAAGCAGAAAAAACAGACAGTTATAATAGATACAGATGAAGGCCCGAGAGCCGGTGTTACAGAAGAGTCTCTTTCAAAGCTTCGTCCGGCATTCAAGAAGGACGGCGGCAGAGTAACGGCAGGTAACTCTTCGGGAATCAATGATGGTGCAGCAGCTATCGTGGTTATGAGCGAAGAAAAGGCAAAAGAGCTTGGCGTTAAGCCGATGGCAACCTGGATCGCAGGTGAGCTTGCAGGTGTAGAGCCCAGGATCATGGGTATCGGCCCTGTTGCTGCAACAAGAAAAGTTATGAAAAAGGCAGGAATGCAGGTTTCAGACTTTGACCTTGTTGAGGCAAATGAAGCCTTTGCAGCTCAGTCGGTTGCAGTAAAGCACGATCTCGGATTTGATCCCGAGAAACTCAATGTTAACGGCGGCGCAATAGCTCTCGGCCATCCGGTAGGATGCTCAGGCTGCAGAATCCTTGTAACACTTCTTTACGAAATGCAGAGAAGAGATGCAAAGACCGGTCTCGCAACCCTTTGCGTAGGCGGTGGAATGGGCGCAGCAGCTATCGTTAAACGTGAGGATTGA
- a CDS encoding MerR family transcriptional regulator: protein MKHFNLENLRVGDIASALGVTTNTIRRYEAAGYIKAKRNESGYRTFGIESLMRSFIISLLRKCSFSLNNISKIIKSDDDVLLELGNKRLEELDIEIENLKHLRHWLKDNLKMVRSAHELGDDYLYMNNIALKFIPYSSDNAKLFNAFLYNSPEVQIMHFYNYEDLKHKYFRPVTSLAIKVSDIERLSLDRRIFDNEEVLEYPSKRSLYGVIRTPADKIGDTDFYVSSRMEYFEKAFAYIDAEGEAVDGDICEIAVNVIGRSHSSFISIPVRKK from the coding sequence ATGAAGCATTTTAATCTGGAGAATTTAAGAGTTGGTGATATCGCGTCTGCACTGGGTGTCACCACCAATACGATACGAAGATATGAAGCTGCCGGCTATATCAAGGCTAAAAGAAACGAGTCCGGCTACCGTACCTTTGGAATAGAATCGCTTATGCGTTCTTTTATAATCAGTCTTTTACGGAAATGCTCTTTCAGCTTAAATAATATTTCGAAGATCATAAAGTCGGATGATGATGTTCTCCTCGAGCTCGGCAATAAAAGGCTTGAAGAACTGGATATTGAGATCGAAAATCTCAAGCATCTGCGCCACTGGCTCAAGGATAACCTTAAGATGGTCAGAAGTGCTCATGAACTTGGTGACGATTATCTTTATATGAATAATATCGCCCTCAAATTTATTCCCTACAGCAGTGACAATGCTAAGCTATTCAATGCTTTTCTTTATAATTCCCCGGAAGTGCAGATAATGCATTTCTATAATTATGAGGATTTAAAGCATAAATATTTCCGCCCTGTCACGAGTCTGGCTATAAAGGTCAGCGATATTGAGCGTCTTTCACTGGACAGGCGTATTTTTGACAACGAAGAAGTCTTAGAATACCCTTCCAAACGCTCACTATATGGTGTTATCCGGACTCCTGCTGATAAAATAGGAGATACTGATTTTTATGTTTCCTCCAGAATGGAGTATTTTGAGAAGGCTTTCGCCTATATCGATGCAGAGGGTGAAGCCGTCGACGGTGACATCTGCGAGATAGCTGTAAACGTCATCGGCCGCAGCCACAGTTCCTTTATCTCGATACCGGTAAGAAAGAAGTGA
- a CDS encoding pectinesterase family protein — protein MKKSAKIKRSLASILSAAMLFSSVFGNAGLTPVSADDSVTTFEEWELSKDDEGVNVARWSGSDFYFYSASDFDYNTTSDTFDGESKTFNYVRTTGTNGKQASGIVQTSGAYCDYEAKSSGVLSVYIKIASGKAFYVSKTDEDDESSEVGHFTIGTESTYDDYEDIAVTPSDTNKTIKIDIDCESGNTYYMAVIGSKAWIYGIEEDMANTTLSGEITGKVEDLPEDYSINFIDEDEVRHEATRSDNSYSIVLRPGDYTASLKGAKGFAIAKDSKKVTVGTDSEQSHDLEIVESESFTMSGAIKGVSEDYDLSDLKLTFTPGDTASNDPVNVEIDTENRSYSAELVSGEKYSLSMSGAEDYKLSEEVTAELSADTEKDIELALKDVYTVSGGFIGLTDVRGEYENLSVAPTSISFKNVDDEYEYSGDITDNGYKVSLRPGSYLASIESDDYSTSTHVVVEDSDLSRDLLLKAEKTEAVEYSAEIEVGEDKEYKSLRAAVEAVKNMTRESDERVTIVLDPGTYREQVYIDTPNVTLKSASGDRDDTTISWYYGIGYKYYSVVNSLYDPYADYDQFEKGNVTSYWGSAVITTANAEGFRAENITFENSFNKYMTEEELSDGVEVDGLESITVVRRAATDVKTKTATERAAAYVNYADQTEFNNCAFIGSQDTLYTCNRQLDAYYRNCYIEGQTDFIYGNGDVIFDGCEINFCGYTDKAAAGYLTANSCSKSYYADNGYIFRSCYISYADDSDMLTTPGYFGRTWGDSAKVRFINTRLQDKDMILADGWSSMSKVNPTDETVSLLEYNTTFAGEAVSTSGRVTGVLDSIDADDYSVENVFTKNGWTPSYYTGDAYSTPKFSVEPTLTSNGDLNAPNPGEKVTVMYELGNDWADEDASIISWYAVDTDYDNSSLENTLKSAELISTSVASVTNSVQIPMSAAGKYLMVVVTAAVNDGSVGATEYIVNEGLAAISSTWSDPSNPDSISPGSGINIYLAGDSTVKDYSPKGIYNNGSNDPRASWGEYLQDFLNDDYVTVNNYAQGGRSSRSFINEGKLDAILENIGEGDYLFVQFGHNDEGNQQSYYIDRFAPLWVKGTGTIYSNFPTIKPEESMMTATPSSLTSAISNSKYYAWDCGATFKGYLQYYVDEALAKGATPVIVTPVSRMYYGTDGKIYDHHDATGTDYADTAEYGIAKEYRCDTYVTACKEVYEANKDKGVLLVDAYAATREMFDDAYAACGSDANGQAIMNASDKTHSNKVGGFIQAAVFAEWIQDAGLDISKYVEKPASVYGDDNTDQYIFELNADSEFKAYDNKHNYQEYWTEVGQKLINEVAEKHDQINASEDTEDKDTRSEDSEKTDEDKTSTDEDKKTDEDKTAADEDKTATDEDKTSADEDKTDADEDKTVSNDDAADEDKTVSDDEAVADDDADSDLDDSVSDDNAAVSVNEAEAAKAANKPYGEVTKTLEVNGMSVSVNYFENIPYMGVSVKNAEDIGLSLTVDGKEIPASALRIKVKGKKGAGNPFTLQLKGFKGAYNTADYKKVKASLKKLEIGGTQYAMTVKKAIASKLSASESGQVMVKLNKSGSGVQNAKLVIIYHDAKGASKRKLVKINKADIAGYDAATKTVTFSGNLNGSATIK, from the coding sequence ATGAAGAAAAGTGCTAAGATAAAGCGCTCTCTTGCATCGATCTTATCGGCGGCAATGCTCTTTTCGTCGGTATTTGGCAATGCAGGTCTGACGCCGGTAAGCGCAGATGACAGTGTAACAACATTTGAAGAATGGGAATTATCAAAAGATGATGAGGGTGTAAACGTAGCCAGATGGTCAGGTTCGGATTTTTATTTCTATTCTGCATCTGATTTTGATTACAACACTACCAGCGATACATTCGATGGGGAATCAAAGACATTTAACTATGTCAGAACTACGGGTACAAACGGAAAACAGGCCTCCGGAATAGTACAGACAAGCGGCGCATACTGCGATTATGAAGCAAAATCATCCGGAGTTTTGAGCGTTTATATCAAAATCGCTTCCGGTAAGGCATTTTATGTAAGTAAGACAGATGAAGATGATGAAAGCAGTGAAGTTGGACATTTCACAATAGGTACAGAAAGCACCTATGATGATTACGAAGATATCGCAGTAACACCAAGTGATACCAACAAAACCATCAAGATCGATATCGACTGCGAGTCAGGAAATACCTACTATATGGCAGTTATCGGTTCCAAGGCATGGATCTACGGAATCGAAGAAGATATGGCAAATACAACCCTTAGCGGCGAGATCACAGGAAAAGTTGAGGATCTTCCTGAGGATTACAGCATTAATTTCATCGATGAGGATGAGGTAAGGCACGAGGCTACACGTTCAGACAACAGTTACTCAATAGTTTTAAGACCCGGTGATTATACAGCATCACTTAAGGGTGCAAAGGGATTTGCTATCGCAAAAGACAGCAAAAAGGTAACTGTTGGAACAGATTCTGAGCAGAGTCATGATCTTGAGATAGTTGAAAGCGAAAGCTTTACAATGAGCGGTGCGATCAAGGGCGTGAGCGAGGACTATGATCTTTCAGACCTTAAGCTTACATTTACACCCGGCGATACAGCATCTAACGATCCGGTAAATGTAGAGATCGATACCGAAAACAGAAGCTATTCCGCAGAACTTGTAAGCGGTGAGAAATACAGCCTCAGTATGAGCGGAGCAGAGGATTATAAACTTTCTGAAGAAGTTACTGCAGAGCTCAGCGCAGATACTGAAAAGGATATTGAACTTGCATTGAAGGACGTATATACAGTAAGCGGCGGATTCATCGGACTTACAGATGTTCGCGGTGAATATGAGAATTTAAGCGTAGCTCCCACATCCATCAGTTTCAAAAATGTAGATGATGAATATGAGTACAGCGGAGATATCACAGACAACGGTTATAAAGTAAGCTTAAGACCGGGCTCATATCTGGCATCCATCGAGTCAGATGACTATTCTACATCAACACACGTAGTTGTAGAGGACTCAGACCTTTCAAGGGACCTTCTTCTCAAGGCAGAAAAGACAGAAGCAGTTGAATATTCTGCAGAGATCGAAGTCGGCGAAGACAAAGAGTACAAGAGCCTTCGTGCAGCAGTAGAAGCAGTAAAGAACATGACAAGAGAGAGCGACGAGAGAGTAACTATCGTCCTTGATCCCGGAACATACAGAGAGCAGGTATATATCGATACACCGAATGTTACACTCAAGAGTGCAAGCGGTGACAGAGATGATACAACTATCAGCTGGTATTATGGTATCGGTTATAAATATTATAGTGTAGTAAACAGCCTCTACGATCCTTATGCTGATTATGATCAGTTTGAAAAAGGCAATGTAACAAGTTACTGGGGCTCAGCAGTTATCACAACAGCAAATGCAGAGGGCTTCAGGGCAGAAAACATCACATTTGAGAACTCTTTCAACAAGTATATGACTGAGGAAGAGCTTTCAGACGGAGTAGAAGTAGACGGACTTGAGTCCATCACAGTTGTACGTCGTGCTGCAACAGACGTAAAGACAAAGACAGCAACAGAGAGAGCTGCAGCATATGTAAACTATGCAGATCAGACAGAGTTCAATAACTGTGCATTCATCGGAAGCCAGGATACACTTTATACCTGCAACAGACAGTTGGATGCATATTACAGAAACTGCTATATCGAAGGACAGACAGACTTTATCTATGGTAACGGCGATGTAATATTTGACGGCTGCGAGATCAATTTCTGCGGATATACAGATAAGGCAGCTGCAGGATACCTTACAGCAAACTCATGCTCAAAGAGCTATTATGCAGATAACGGCTATATTTTCAGAAGCTGCTACATCTCATATGCAGATGACAGCGATATGCTCACAACACCCGGATATTTCGGACGTACATGGGGCGACAGCGCAAAAGTAAGATTCATCAACACAAGACTTCAGGATAAGGACATGATCCTTGCAGACGGCTGGTCATCAATGAGCAAGGTTAATCCCACTGATGAAACAGTTTCACTCCTTGAGTACAACACAACATTTGCAGGCGAGGCAGTATCAACATCAGGTCGTGTAACAGGCGTTCTTGACAGTATCGATGCAGATGACTATTCAGTAGAAAACGTATTTACAAAGAATGGCTGGACACCTTCCTACTATACAGGAGATGCTTACAGCACACCTAAGTTCAGCGTAGAGCCTACACTTACATCAAACGGTGACCTTAACGCTCCCAACCCGGGTGAAAAAGTCACAGTAATGTATGAACTCGGTAATGACTGGGCAGATGAAGATGCTTCGATTATCTCATGGTATGCAGTAGATACAGATTATGATAATTCTTCTCTTGAGAATACACTTAAGAGTGCAGAACTTATCTCAACTTCAGTAGCTTCAGTAACAAACAGCGTTCAGATCCCTATGTCAGCAGCAGGCAAATACCTCATGGTAGTCGTAACTGCAGCAGTAAATGACGGTTCTGTAGGCGCAACTGAGTATATCGTAAACGAAGGACTTGCAGCTATCAGCTCAACCTGGAGCGATCCTTCAAATCCGGATTCAATAAGCCCCGGATCAGGTATCAATATCTACCTTGCAGGAGATTCTACAGTTAAAGATTACTCTCCTAAGGGTATTTACAACAATGGTTCAAATGATCCCAGAGCTTCATGGGGCGAATACCTTCAGGATTTCTTAAACGATGATTATGTAACAGTTAACAACTATGCACAGGGCGGACGTTCATCACGTTCATTCATCAATGAAGGCAAACTTGATGCGATCCTTGAGAACATCGGCGAAGGCGATTACCTCTTCGTACAGTTCGGTCACAATGATGAAGGTAACCAGCAGAGCTACTATATCGACAGATTTGCTCCTCTTTGGGTAAAGGGTACAGGCACTATTTACTCCAACTTCCCTACAATTAAGCCGGAAGAGAGCATGATGACAGCAACACCTTCAAGCCTTACATCAGCTATCAGCAACAGCAAATATTATGCATGGGACTGCGGAGCTACATTCAAGGGCTACCTCCAGTACTATGTAGATGAAGCACTTGCAAAGGGTGCAACACCGGTTATTGTTACACCTGTATCCAGAATGTACTATGGTACAGACGGAAAGATCTACGACCATCATGATGCAACAGGAACAGATTATGCTGATACAGCAGAGTACGGCATTGCCAAGGAATACAGATGCGATACTTATGTAACAGCATGCAAGGAAGTTTACGAAGCAAATAAAGATAAGGGCGTTTTACTTGTAGACGCTTATGCAGCAACAAGAGAGATGTTTGATGATGCTTACGCAGCATGCGGAAGTGATGCTAACGGACAGGCTATCATGAACGCATCGGATAAGACTCACTCAAACAAGGTCGGCGGATTTATCCAGGCAGCAGTATTTGCAGAGTGGATCCAGGATGCAGGACTTGATATCTCAAAATATGTAGAGAAGCCCGCAAGCGTTTACGGTGATGATAATACAGATCAGTATATCTTCGAATTAAACGCAGACAGCGAGTTCAAGGCTTATGATAATAAGCACAACTATCAGGAGTACTGGACAGAAGTTGGCCAGAAGCTTATCAATGAAGTAGCTGAAAAGCACGATCAGATCAATGCTTCTGAGGACACAGAAGACAAAGATACAAGATCTGAAGATAGTGAAAAGACTGATGAAGATAAGACTTCAACTGATGAGGATAAGAAGACAGATGAAGACAAAACTGCAGCCGACGAAGATAAGACAGCAACAGATGAAGACAAGACTTCAGCTGACGAAGACAAGACCGATGCAGATGAAGACAAGACAGTATCAAACGATGACGCCGCTGACGAAGACAAGACAGTATCAGATGATGAAGCAGTCGCAGATGATGATGCAGACTCAGATCTAGACGATAGTGTTTCTGATGATAATGCAGCAGTATCTGTAAATGAAGCAGAGGCTGCAAAAGCAGCAAATAAGCCTTATGGCGAAGTTACAAAGACTCTTGAAGTAAATGGTATGTCAGTAAGCGTTAACTATTTCGAGAATATCCCTTACATGGGAGTTTCAGTTAAGAATGCTGAAGATATAGGACTTTCACTAACAGTTGACGGCAAGGAGATCCCTGCATCAGCCTTAAGGATCAAAGTAAAGGGTAAGAAAGGCGCAGGAAATCCGTTTACATTACAGCTCAAAGGCTTCAAGGGAGCTTACAACACAGCTGATTACAAGAAGGTTAAAGCTTCACTTAAGAAGCTGGAGATCGGCGGAACACAGTACGCAATGACTGTAAAGAAAGCGATCGCAAGCAAGCTCTCAGCTTCAGAGTCAGGACAGGTTATGGTAAAGCTTAATAAGAGCGGAAGCGGCGTACAGAACGCAAAGCTTGTTATCATTTATCATGACGCAAAGGGTGCATCAAAGAGAAAGCTTGTAAAGATCAATAAAGCCGATATCGCAGGCTATGATGCAGCCACAAAGACCGTAACATTCAGCGGCAACCTCAACGGTTCAGCCACCATAAAATGA
- a CDS encoding methyl-accepting chemotaxis protein, whose protein sequence is MRLKISDKSSYDQPVISSYYKDPLTGYTVVVSENYNDALKNAVSAAMVTVLIGLVFLLIAVFLSLKTASSFTEPIKAVNRSLSELAEGKFEKINKFAQRKDEFGAMVNNTNSVIGKLEGIVSHIKESAEHVNSSSLELSEMTNQISKTTEDVAHAVQEIASGATLSSTKMPPPALSGEGIF, encoded by the coding sequence ATGAGATTAAAAATATCTGATAAGAGCAGCTATGACCAGCCTGTCATAAGCTCTTATTACAAAGATCCTTTAACTGGATATACAGTAGTCGTTTCCGAGAATTATAATGACGCTCTTAAAAATGCAGTCAGCGCAGCAATGGTAACTGTTCTGATCGGATTAGTATTTCTGCTCATTGCTGTTTTCCTTTCATTAAAAACAGCCTCCAGCTTTACAGAGCCTATCAAAGCTGTAAACAGATCGCTTTCAGAGCTGGCAGAAGGAAAATTTGAAAAGATAAACAAGTTTGCCCAGCGCAAGGATGAATTCGGTGCTATGGTCAATAACACGAATTCGGTTATAGGCAAGCTCGAAGGAATTGTAAGTCATATCAAAGAATCTGCTGAACACGTTAATTCGTCATCACTTGAGCTTTCTGAAATGACAAATCAGATTTCAAAAACCACCGAGGATGTTGCCCATGCTGTCCAGGAAATTGCTTCCGGAGCTACTCTCTCATCAACGAAAATGCCCCCACCGGCTTTGTCCGGCGAGGGCATTTTCTAA
- the hypB gene encoding hydrogenase nickel incorporation protein HypB, which translates to MSEIRIIDLKANVLEDNDKKADELRAKLKESKTFLLNLMSSPGSGKTTTLTQLIKLLKDEFKIGVMEADIDSDVDTRRIIEAGADAVQLHTGGMCHLDADMTSQGLDSINFKDYDLLILENVGNLVCPAEFDTGASKNAMILSVPEGDDKPLKYPLMFQISDVVIINKIDVAPYFNFDMEKAEKNVHMRHPGIDIIPICASSGEGVEKLADWLRNEIKNI; encoded by the coding sequence ATGAGTGAAATAAGAATTATCGATCTCAAGGCAAACGTGCTCGAAGACAATGACAAAAAAGCAGATGAGCTCAGAGCTAAGTTAAAGGAAAGCAAAACTTTCCTCTTAAACCTTATGAGCTCGCCCGGATCAGGAAAAACAACCACGCTGACGCAGCTTATCAAGCTTCTGAAAGATGAATTCAAGATCGGTGTCATGGAAGCCGATATTGATTCCGACGTCGATACCAGACGCATTATCGAAGCAGGCGCCGATGCTGTCCAGCTCCATACCGGCGGCATGTGCCATCTCGATGCTGACATGACTTCCCAGGGTCTCGATTCCATTAATTTCAAGGATTACGACCTTTTGATCCTCGAAAATGTCGGAAACCTCGTATGCCCTGCTGAATTCGATACAGGTGCCAGCAAAAATGCAATGATCCTCTCGGTTCCCGAGGGTGATGACAAGCCTCTTAAATATCCGCTCATGTTCCAGATTTCTGATGTCGTTATCATAAACAAGATCGACGTTGCTCCTTATTTTAATTTTGATATGGAGAAGGCCGAGAAGAATGTTCATATGAGACATCCGGGGATCGATATCATCCCTATCTGTGCAAGCAGCGGCGAAGGCGTTGAGAAGCTTGCCGACTGGCTCAGAAATGAGATTAAAAATATCTGA
- a CDS encoding hydrogenase maturation nickel metallochaperone HypA, which translates to MHEMSYVVRLVNLALKKCEEENISNVKKVVSEIGEMTGILPEYMIKYYKSAVKDTILSSSELECIMIPVSARCEDCGKEYLPDKEHDYLCPNCKSGLAKIIHGREFILKEIIAENE; encoded by the coding sequence ATGCATGAAATGAGTTATGTGGTACGACTTGTGAATCTTGCACTAAAAAAGTGCGAAGAGGAAAATATTTCCAATGTAAAAAAGGTCGTATCTGAGATTGGGGAAATGACCGGGATCCTTCCGGAATATATGATCAAGTATTATAAATCCGCCGTGAAGGATACTATTTTGAGCTCATCCGAGCTTGAATGCATCATGATACCGGTCAGCGCCCGCTGTGAAGACTGCGGCAAAGAATATCTCCCCGACAAAGAACATGACTATCTATGCCCAAATTGCAAAAGCGGACTTGCGAAGATTATTCATGGACGAGAATTTATTTTAAAGGAGATTATAGCGGAAAATGAGTGA